In one uncultured Fretibacterium sp. genomic region, the following are encoded:
- a CDS encoding bifunctional (p)ppGpp synthetase/guanosine-3',5'-bis(diphosphate) 3'-pyrophosphohydrolase: protein TGASPASDGALRADNEAMKAILSSVPELSGNDEQREMAQLRDSFLEQLPEQCRVESVRAAWRELWAKALTFLSSSQMHRLGKAFVFAARAHADQKRVAGDPYVIHTLSTASILADMQLDLATLTAALLHDVLEDTPTSPEELSAAFGEDVLTLVGGVTKLGKLPFMSVEGYQAENLRKMFIVMARDIRVVLIKLADRLHNMRTLGALRRDKQERIAKETLEIFAPLAHRLGIYQIKRDLEDLSFRYLQPEVYSEIRRKTKKKLPQMEEIIRKGIETLESRLAKEGIPCKIKGRAKHYYSIYEKMQRKKLSMDELYDILAIRVLVEDLSTCYAVLGIVHSLWVPIPGQFDDYIATPKSNMYQSLHTTVMAFGAPMEVQIRTQEMNRLAEYGIAAHWLYKTKGVSADSLDARLMWVRQALEGGPGEGHDPEEFLELLKSDVLTSEVYVFTPQGKPLVLPNGATTIDFAYAVHTEVGNRCVGAMINSRIVPLSTQLHSGDIVKIITSPQGFPSRDWMKFARSSKTRSKIRNYFRQAERTDREEKLARGWEALERELRKRGIATDKADKTDGQDDLTPALNKVARDLGMAGREDLLVSIGAGTSGPSTVAQKLALAYLQQRHPTDDIAALVKEHADAHKSDSDIVVDGAGGVWVVLANCCDPVPGDAIVGYSTRTRGITVHRLDCPNILNAQMGRVVQVSWGRSSGKLYTARLRAEALDRSDLIRDAAQAIGQEGGSIYGIKATTVGNSLMRMKIELKVKDVEHLYSIVAKLNGIKGMLEVARG from the coding sequence ACGGGGGCGTCCCCTGCCTCCGATGGCGCCTTGCGCGCCGACAACGAGGCGATGAAGGCCATCCTGAGCAGCGTCCCGGAGCTCTCCGGCAACGACGAGCAGCGGGAGATGGCGCAGCTGCGCGATTCCTTTCTGGAGCAGCTCCCGGAACAATGCCGGGTGGAGAGCGTGCGGGCGGCCTGGCGCGAGCTCTGGGCCAAGGCCCTGACCTTCCTCTCCTCCTCTCAGATGCATCGCCTGGGCAAGGCCTTCGTCTTCGCCGCCAGGGCCCACGCCGACCAGAAGCGCGTGGCGGGGGATCCCTACGTCATCCATACCCTGAGCACGGCGTCGATCCTCGCGGACATGCAGCTGGACCTGGCCACCCTGACGGCGGCCCTGCTGCACGACGTCCTGGAGGACACGCCAACGTCCCCCGAGGAGCTGAGCGCCGCGTTCGGCGAGGACGTCCTGACGCTGGTCGGCGGCGTGACGAAGCTGGGCAAGCTGCCCTTCATGTCGGTGGAGGGGTACCAGGCGGAGAACCTGCGGAAGATGTTCATCGTGATGGCCCGGGACATCCGGGTCGTCCTGATCAAGCTCGCGGACAGGCTGCACAACATGAGGACCCTGGGCGCGCTCCGGCGCGACAAGCAGGAGCGCATCGCGAAGGAGACGCTCGAGATCTTCGCCCCTCTCGCGCATCGCCTGGGGATCTACCAGATCAAGAGGGATCTCGAGGACCTGTCCTTCCGTTACCTTCAGCCGGAGGTCTACAGCGAGATCCGGCGGAAGACCAAGAAAAAGCTGCCCCAGATGGAGGAGATCATCCGGAAGGGGATCGAGACGCTGGAGTCCCGCCTGGCGAAGGAGGGGATTCCCTGCAAGATCAAGGGCCGGGCCAAGCATTATTACAGCATCTACGAGAAGATGCAGCGCAAGAAGCTCTCCATGGACGAGCTGTACGACATCCTGGCCATCCGCGTCCTGGTGGAGGACCTGTCCACCTGCTACGCCGTGCTGGGCATCGTCCACTCCCTGTGGGTTCCGATCCCGGGGCAGTTCGACGACTACATCGCCACCCCCAAGAGCAACATGTACCAGTCGCTGCACACCACGGTCATGGCCTTTGGCGCGCCCATGGAGGTGCAGATCCGTACCCAGGAGATGAACCGGCTTGCGGAGTACGGGATCGCCGCCCATTGGCTTTACAAGACCAAGGGCGTCTCCGCCGACAGCCTGGACGCCAGGTTGATGTGGGTGCGCCAGGCCCTGGAGGGTGGCCCGGGCGAGGGGCACGACCCCGAGGAATTCCTGGAGCTGCTGAAGAGCGACGTCCTGACCTCGGAGGTCTACGTCTTCACCCCGCAGGGCAAGCCCCTGGTCCTCCCCAACGGGGCCACGACGATCGACTTCGCCTACGCCGTCCATACGGAGGTGGGCAACCGCTGCGTGGGGGCGATGATCAACAGCCGCATCGTGCCCCTGAGCACGCAGCTGCACAGCGGCGACATCGTGAAGATCATCACCTCGCCGCAGGGCTTCCCCTCGAGGGACTGGATGAAGTTCGCCCGGAGCAGCAAGACCAGGAGCAAGATCCGGAACTACTTTCGCCAGGCCGAGAGGACGGATCGGGAGGAGAAGCTGGCGCGGGGATGGGAGGCCCTCGAGCGCGAGCTCCGCAAGCGGGGGATCGCGACGGACAAGGCCGACAAGACGGATGGTCAGGACGATCTGACCCCCGCCCTCAACAAGGTGGCCCGCGACCTCGGAATGGCGGGCAGGGAGGACCTCCTGGTCTCCATCGGGGCGGGGACGTCCGGCCCCAGCACGGTTGCGCAGAAGCTCGCGCTGGCGTACCTCCAGCAGCGCCATCCCACGGACGACATCGCAGCGCTCGTAAAGGAGCACGCGGACGCCCATAAATCCGACTCGGACATCGTGGTCGACGGAGCGGGGGGGGTCTGGGTGGTCCTGGCCAACTGCTGCGACCCGGTCCCAGGCGACGCCATCGTGGGCTACTCGACGCGGACGCGCGGGATCACGGTGCATCGGCTGGACTGCCCCAATATCCTGAACGCCCAGATGGGGCGCGTCGTGCAGGTCTCCTGGGGGCGCTCGTCCGGAAAACTCTATACCGCCCGTCTGAGGGCGGAGGCCCTGGACCGGTCCGACCTGATCCGCGACGCGGCCCAGGCGATCGGGCAGGAGGGGGGCAGCATCTACGGGATCAAGGCTACGACGGTGGGTAACAGCCTGATGCGGATGAAGATCGAACTGAAGGTGAAGGATGTGGAGCATCTATACTCGATCGTCGCGAAATTGAACGGCATCAAGGGGATGCTGGAGGTCGCAAGGGGGTAG
- the dtd gene encoding D-aminoacyl-tRNA deacylase has translation MRVVVQRVLRAAVSVGGETISEIGPGICVLLGVGDGDTEEDSLWLADKLVNLRIFEDGEGRMNRSLLDVGGAALLVSQFTLYGDCRKGRRPSFVGAADPEEGRRLYDHFVRRVRSFGVETGCGIFGAHMEIDLLNDGPVTLILDTR, from the coding sequence ATGCGGGTGGTGGTGCAGAGGGTCCTGCGGGCGGCCGTTTCCGTGGGCGGAGAGACGATATCGGAGATCGGCCCGGGGATCTGCGTCCTGCTGGGGGTCGGGGACGGAGATACGGAGGAGGATTCCCTCTGGCTGGCCGACAAGCTCGTCAACCTGAGGATCTTCGAGGACGGGGAGGGACGGATGAATCGGTCCCTCCTCGATGTCGGCGGCGCCGCGCTTCTGGTCTCGCAGTTCACCCTTTACGGGGACTGCCGGAAGGGCAGGCGTCCCTCCTTTGTCGGAGCGGCCGACCCCGAGGAGGGGAGGCGGCTCTATGATCATTTCGTTCGCCGGGTTCGGTCCTTCGGGGTGGAGACGGGCTGCGGCATCTTCGGCGCGCATATGGAGATCGACCTCCTGAACGACGGCCCGGTGACCCTGATCCTGGATACCCGATGA
- a CDS encoding MBL fold metallo-hydrolase encodes MQYKRFPLGKLWTNGYLFWDEGGEAFFIDPGGDAREVLEFVQSKGLKLRAVLLTHGHVDHFAGLKDLLPLVGGEVYISREDADMIRHPSEAMQSALRIRCESVADYHAVSEGNVVGIGAFRIEVLETPGHTPGGVCYLIQEGGERILASGDTLFAQSVGRTDLAGGDPSRLDDSLRKLSKLPDSLVVLPGHGPETTIGEERRHNPFWPV; translated from the coding sequence GTGCAGTACAAACGTTTCCCTCTGGGTAAGCTCTGGACGAACGGCTATCTTTTCTGGGACGAGGGGGGAGAGGCCTTCTTCATCGACCCCGGCGGGGATGCCCGGGAGGTCCTGGAGTTCGTTCAGTCCAAGGGACTGAAGCTGAGGGCGGTGCTCCTGACCCACGGGCACGTGGATCATTTTGCGGGGCTCAAGGATCTGCTTCCCCTCGTCGGAGGGGAAGTCTATATCTCCAGGGAGGACGCCGATATGATCCGGCATCCCTCCGAGGCGATGCAGTCCGCCCTCCGGATACGGTGCGAGAGCGTTGCCGATTATCACGCGGTCTCCGAGGGGAACGTGGTCGGGATCGGGGCCTTTCGCATCGAGGTCCTGGAGACCCCGGGGCACACCCCGGGAGGAGTGTGTTATCTTATACAAGAGGGCGGGGAGCGCATCCTGGCGTCGGGGGATACCCTTTTCGCCCAGAGCGTGGGCCGGACCGATCTTGCGGGCGGGGATCCGTCGAGGCTGGACGACTCCCTGCGCAAGCTCTCGAAGCTCCCGGATTCGCTCGTCGTCCTTCCGGGGCACGGCCCGGAGACGACCATCGGAGAGGAGCGGCGGCACAATCCCTTCTGGCCCGTCTAG